In one Macaca nemestrina isolate mMacNem1 chromosome 2, mMacNem.hap1, whole genome shotgun sequence genomic region, the following are encoded:
- the LOC105482937 gene encoding BTB/POZ domain-containing protein KCTD6: MDNGDWGYMMTDPVTLNVGGHLYTTSLTTLTRYPDSMLGAMFGGDFPTARDPQGNYFIDRDGPLFRYVLNFLRTSELTLPLDFKEFDLLRKEADFYQIEPLIQCLNDPKPLYPMDTFEEVVELSSTRKLSKYSNPVAVIITQLTITTKVHSLLEGISNYFTKWNKHMMDTRDCQVSFTFGPCDYHQEVSLRVHLMEYITKQGFTIRNTRVHHMSERANENTVEHNWTFCRLARKTDD; encoded by the coding sequence atGACTGACCCAGTCACGTTAAATGTAGGTGGACACTTGTATACAACGTCTCTCACCACACTGACGCGTTACCCGGATTCCATGCTTGGAGCTATGTTTGGGGGGGACTTCCCCACAGCTCGAGACCCTCAAGGCAATTACTTTATTGATCGAGATGGACCTCTTTTCCGATATGTCCTCAACTTCTTAAGAACTTCAGAATTGACCTTACCGTTGGATTTTAAGGAATTTGATCTGCTTCGGAAAGAAGCAGATTTTTACCAGATTGAGCCCTTGATTCAGTGTCTCAATGATCCTAAGCCTTTGTATCCCATGGATACTTTTGAAGAAGTTGTGGAGCTGTCTAGTACTCGGAAGCTTTCTAAGTACTCCAACCCAGTGGCTGTCATCATAACCCAACTAACCATCACCACCAAGGTCCATTCCTTACTAGAAGGCATCTCAAATTATTTTACCAAGTGGAATAAACACATGATGGACACCAGAGACTGCCAGGTTTCCTTTACTTTTGGACCCTGTGATTATCACCAGGAAGTTTCTCTTAGGGTCCACCTGATGGAATACATTACAAAACAAGGTTTCACGATCCGCAACACCCGGGTGCATCACATGAGTGAGCGGGCCAATGAAAACACAGTGGAGCACAACTGGACCTTCTGTAGGCTAGCCCGGAAGACAGACGACTGA